The Gemmatimonas phototrophica region AAAGTCCAGATCCGCTTGACTTGGGAGTGGAGTCACTGGGAGGGCGAGGCGCGGGCAGGCCGTACCGCGCCTGAGGCAGGTCGAACGGGCCCGTCGGTACGGGCAAGTGTTCGGTCAATCTTGCCGCCAATTTCTCGCAAAACAATATAAGTGTGTGATAATTCATATTCCAGATTCGAGATTTTGTTGTCACCCCGCCGCCTTCCCCATCCGGCACTTGTCGCTGCAATAGCGCACCGACTCCCAGTCGCGCTCCCACTTCTTGCGCCAGCTGAAGGGGCGCCCGCAGCGAACGCACAGCTTGTCGGGGTGCCCGTTTACCGCGCCGGGCTGTTTGCCGGTCTTTCGAGATTGCGCCATGGCTCCCCAAGCCGCGCGCGGGGGTGCAGAGTTCCCAGATGACGTCGCCCATCAATCCCGCCGACTTTCCGGCCAGCAATCAGGACCTTCTCTATTCGGACTACCGAAAAACAGAAGAGCTCGGCACTCTGCGTCAGGTTGCGCGCGCGCTGGCAGCTGAGACCAATTCGCAGAAGGTGCTGGATACGCTGTGCCAGCTATCGATGGTCCGTGGACGTGCTAATGGCGCTGCAGTGGCGCAGATAAGTGGTGATAATGGCGTATATTCCGCTTGTGCCGGGCACGCGTTGTCGTTGCTGGGGATCACCTTCCCGCTGGAAGGGACGTTCACCGGACGGGTGGCTCGCGAGCATCGCACGCTCTCCATTGCCAACCCGTTGGAAAGCTCCCCCTTCTTTGCCCAGCTGCTCCCCACGCTGGGCATTGGGCCCATTCTGCTGCTGCCCCTGCTCGCCAACCAGCAGCTCTTCGGGGTGTTGTCCATTACGCGGGACGTTGGCCACCCCCTCTTCGACGAGGTGGATGAAGAGCGTCTCGGGGTCATGGCCGACCTGGCCGCCCTGGCCCTCTGGAAGGCCAGTCTGCTCGAGGAGGCGCGTTCGGCCGACGCGGCCAAGACGAGCTTGCTGGCTACGCTGTCGCATGAGCTGCGCACGCCCCTCACCGCGCTCGAAGGGTATGGCGAACTGCTGGAAGACGAGATTCTGGGCTCCCTCACCGACGCGCAGCGCGATGTCATTGTTCGGCTGCGTACCGTGGGCCGCCACCTGGGGAGTCTCATTGAGGACATCCTCACCTTTGCGTCGCTGGAGGCCGACCGGCTCACCGCCCGCAACGCCCCGGTGCGTCTCGACGAACTGCTCGATTCGCTGCACCCCTTCCTGGAGCCGCTGGCCCGCGAAAAGGGGATCGAGTTCCTCCTCGACCTTGAGCCCGGGCTCCCCACGCTCGTGACCGACGAAGCCCGGGTGCGCCAGATTCTGCTCAACCTGTGCCAAAACGCCATCAAGTTCACCGAGGTGGGCCGAGTCACGCTACGCGTGTCCCGGGGGTCGCCGGCCCCTGACGGTGGGGCCACGGTCCGTCTGGCCGTGCGTGATACCGGTGTGGGGATTGCCGCCACCGACATGCAGCGGCTGTTTCGGCCGTTCTCGCAGCTGGAGGACTCCCAGACCCGCCGTGCCCGAGGCACCGGGTTGGGGCTCTACATTGCCCGCCGACTGGCCACCATGCTGGGGGGGCGTATTGAGCTGGTGTCGCGCCCGGGCGAAGGATCCACCTTTACTCTGGTCCTGCCGCAGAACCACTGACGCCGCATAACCGCCGTTGCCAATTTTGCCGAGTTTGCCGGCGCAGTTGTGTCGCGCAGCCCACTACATTTCGTGTTTATGTCAGCTATTACGAGCGTATTCAACGACGGCATCTTTGCCGAGCAGTTCGAGAAGTACCGCCGGGACCCCGCGAGCGTCGATGAGACGTGGCGCCAATACTTCCGGATTGCGGAGTCGCTGTTTGGTGGTGCCGCCGGCGCCGCTCCGGTGGCGTCGGCAACGGACACCGCGCTCCTGACCAAGGTTGCCGCGGCCGCGTCGCTGCAGCAGGCCATCCGCATGTACGGACACTATGCCGTGCAGCTGGATCCCCTTGGATCCCCGCCGGCGGGCGCCGATGAACTGAGCC contains the following coding sequences:
- a CDS encoding sensor histidine kinase is translated as MTSPINPADFPASNQDLLYSDYRKTEELGTLRQVARALAAETNSQKVLDTLCQLSMVRGRANGAAVAQISGDNGVYSACAGHALSLLGITFPLEGTFTGRVAREHRTLSIANPLESSPFFAQLLPTLGIGPILLLPLLANQQLFGVLSITRDVGHPLFDEVDEERLGVMADLAALALWKASLLEEARSADAAKTSLLATLSHELRTPLTALEGYGELLEDEILGSLTDAQRDVIVRLRTVGRHLGSLIEDILTFASLEADRLTARNAPVRLDELLDSLHPFLEPLAREKGIEFLLDLEPGLPTLVTDEARVRQILLNLCQNAIKFTEVGRVTLRVSRGSPAPDGGATVRLAVRDTGVGIAATDMQRLFRPFSQLEDSQTRRARGTGLGLYIARRLATMLGGRIELVSRPGEGSTFTLVLPQNH
- a CDS encoding DUF2256 domain-containing protein — translated: MAQSRKTGKQPGAVNGHPDKLCVRCGRPFSWRKKWERDWESVRYCSDKCRMGKAAG